DNA from Actinoplanes sp. SE50/110:
GTCTCGAGCCACGCGGCCTCGGCGATGTCGGCGAGCTCGCTGCTCGCGGAGTTCGGGCCGAGGATGCTGGCGTCGATACGAAGAATGCTCATCGGTACTGCTCCCGTTGCTGTCGGACTTGAACCGTCAACTCAAGGTAGGCGCTCGTGACTTGAACCGTCAAGTCAGAAGCATCACAGGCAGAGTTGAGGCGTCAAGCTAAGGTGGTGACCATGAGCACCGACGAGCCGCGCTGGCTGCAGGCCGAGGAGGAGGCCACCTGGCTCGCCATGATCAAGATGCTGACCCGGTTCCCGGCCGCCCTCGACGCCGATCTGCAGCAGACCGCCGGCCTCTCCTTCTTCGAATATCAGGTGCTCGCCGGCGTCTCGATGAAACCCGGGCGCAAGGCCCGGATGAGCGAGCTCGCCGAGTTCAGCGCCTGCTCGCTGTCCCGCCTCTCGCACACCGCCCGCCGCCTGGAGTCCAAGGGCTGGCTCTACCGCGAGCCCGACCCGACCGACGGGCGCTACACGCTCGCCGTGCTCACCGACGCCGGCTGGGACAAGGTGGTGGCCACCGCCCCGGGCCACGTCGCCGAGGTGCGCCGGCTGCTGATCGACGCGCTCACCCCCACGCAGTACCGGCAGCTGCGCCAGATCAGCGAGCGGGTCAACGACGCGATCGGCCACAACCCGTGCCTGGGCGTGCACAACAAGAGCTGCTAGAAGAGCTCCAGGTCCGACCCGCCCCCGCCGGCCGGCTGCTGCCGGTCCCCCAGATCCTCGATCTGCCCGATCGCGTTCTGCACCTGGTTCATCAGCCCGCTGATGGTGTGCTGCTGACCGTCGGCGACCGTGCGGACCTGCCCGATCGCCGCCCGCACGCTGCCGATGGTGTCGGTCATGGTGGCCACCGCCCGGGACACCTCGGTGGCCGACGCGGTCAGCGCGCCCAGCGTCGCGGTGATCCGCTCGGTGCTCTCCGCCGTGTCGACCACCGCGGTGCGCACGCC
Protein-coding regions in this window:
- a CDS encoding MarR family winged helix-turn-helix transcriptional regulator, with translation MSTDEPRWLQAEEEATWLAMIKMLTRFPAALDADLQQTAGLSFFEYQVLAGVSMKPGRKARMSELAEFSACSLSRLSHTARRLESKGWLYREPDPTDGRYTLAVLTDAGWDKVVATAPGHVAEVRRLLIDALTPTQYRQLRQISERVNDAIGHNPCLGVHNKSC